GCATGATGAGTTTGATTTGAATTTCATCAGCGTTGGCAAACCCAATGTCGTGCTCAATGGCTCTTTTTATGTTGCCGGCCATCTTAACGAGAAGCCCTTGGTCAACATTCGCAAGGCTTTAGCGGAATTTGGGCTAGAGGCGGCGGAGGAGGTTACTGAAACTGAGGACCATATCTCTGCGCTCTGCGAAGTAATGCGATACCTGATTGCAGGGGATGATGTCGAGATTTCAAACCTTACAAATCAAAGGGTTTTTTTCAATGAGCACATTCGCCCTTGGTATGACGAATTGTGCGATGCAATAGAAGATATTCCAGAGATGCATCTCTACCACCCGATTGCCGCTCTCACTAGAGAATTCTTGGCTATTGAGGGGCAAGGTTTTGACATGATTTGATGCTGCGTTGCAGCATGTTGCGCACTGAATTTATGACCTAGTAATCCCCTATATGGCTAATATGCCAAAAATGCAATTACGGATTACACTTGAGCGAAATCAAGAAAAATTACATAGGAGCATGCCATGAGCACTAAATCCAAAGTTGCTTTAAGCGAAGAAAATACACAGTCGCGCCGTAAGTTCTTTATTGGTGCAGGCGCTGCAGTTGGCGCTGTAGCTGTTGCTAGTCAAACTCCAGTTGGTAAGGCAGTTATCCAAGAAATTAGTGGCACCAAAACAGTGAAAGATGTCGGTCAAACGATGTCTGCACACATGCGCAAGTATTACGAAACCACTTTGATTTAACGATCTTTGTTTTGCTGTAACTGTTATTCAATAAATACAAAAACTTTCTCAGGGACACCATATGAGTCTGACTCGTAAATCCAATACCCCACAAAGCAGTCGTTCAACATCGCGCCTGATTGGCAGCTTGTCACGTGGCTTAAAAGCTGCTGTGCCAACGATGGATCGCCGCACATTCCTTAAGCGCTCAGGCGTAGGAGTTGGTGCCGGCATCGCTGCAAGTCAATTGAGCTTTGTGCAAAAGGCTGCTGCTGAGCCAAGCAAGGCGATGCTTGATGGTAAGGGCAAGATTGAAGTCAAAAGATCTATTTGTACCCACTGTTCAGTGGGCTGCGCCGTCGATGCTACTGTTGAGAATGGTGTTTGGGTACGCCAAGATCCTGTGTTTGATTCCCCGATTAACTTGGGCGCACACTGCGCAAAGGGCGCAGCATTGCGTGAGCATGGTCATGGTGACTATCGCTTGCGTTATCCAATGAAGTTGGTTGATGGCAAATATCAGCGTATCTCTTGGGACCAAGCACTCACAGAAATTACTGCTCAGATGAAGGGTATTCGCGAGAAATATTCTCCGGATGCAATGTTCTTTATTGGATCATCTAAACATAACAACGAACAGGCCTACTTGCTGCGTAAGTGGGTCTCTTTCTTTGGTACAAATAATACAGACCATCAGGCTCGTATTTGTCACTCCACAACAGTTGCCGGTGTTGCGAACACTTGGGGCTATGGTGCGATGACCAATAGCTATAACGACATGATGAATGCCAAGGCAGCTTTGTATATTGGTTCAAACGCTGCTGAAGCTCACCCTGTTTCTATGTTGAGTCTTTTGCACGCTAAGGAAAATGGCTGCAAAGTGATCGTGGTTGATCCGCGCTACACCCGTACAGCTGCTAAGTCAGATCAGTACATCCGCATTCGTTCCGGTACAGATATTCCATTCTTGTTTGGCTTGCTCTATCACATCTTTAAAAACGGTTGGGAAGATAAGAAGTACATCAACGACCGCGTTTACGGTATGGAAGAGATTCGTAAAGAGGTTATGGAGAAGTGGACTCCTGCTGCGGTTGAAGAGGCTTGCGGTGTGCCTGAAGCTCAAATGTATAAAGCAGCTGAAACCATGGCCAAGAATCGTCCAAGTACGGTTGTTTGGTGTATGGGTCAAACACAACACACCATTGGTAATGCAATGGTTCGCGCGTCCTGTATTTTGCAGTTGGCATT
The window above is part of the Polynucleobacter sp. AP-Kolm-20A-A1 genome. Proteins encoded here:
- a CDS encoding formate dehydrogenase; the encoded protein is MSTKSKVALSEENTQSRRKFFIGAGAAVGAVAVASQTPVGKAVIQEISGTKTVKDVGQTMSAHMRKYYETTLI
- a CDS encoding molecular chaperone, which gives rise to MSEMAKEAAKDNLSAEVGDVGLPEDLARADLYGLIARFFQMPPDQELLDQIAATADQQDAADEAPLAKVWMDVVEVAKNNPAKAWHDEFDLNFISVGKPNVVLNGSFYVAGHLNEKPLVNIRKALAEFGLEAAEEVTETEDHISALCEVMRYLIAGDDVEISNLTNQRVFFNEHIRPWYDELCDAIEDIPEMHLYHPIAALTREFLAIEGQGFDMI